Proteins encoded by one window of Elaeis guineensis isolate ETL-2024a chromosome 12, EG11, whole genome shotgun sequence:
- the LOC105034133 gene encoding protein STAY-GREEN homolog, chloroplastic, with protein MGCTTTLFLVPTQLKQHPSSLDLKRTPLLFLGKRPRGKRAIVPVARLFGPAIFEASKLKVSFLGVDEEKHPGKLARTYTLTHSDITAKLTLAISNTINRAQLKGWYNRLQRDEVVAEWKKVQGKMSLHVHCHISGGHFLLDLIANLRYYIFCKELPIVLKAFVHGDRNLFNNHPDLEEALVWVYFHSNLPEFNRVECWGPLRDAASGGWGKPGESPSPTPPPPPESSWEWPQRCPVDCDCCFPPRSLIPWPHDSDFHEEYRESAGQPQ; from the exons ATGGGGTGCACCACTACTCTGTTCCTGGTTCCTACCCAATTAAAGCAACACCCTTCTTCCTTGGATCTAAAAAGaactcctctcctcttccttggGAAGCGGCCTAGAGGAAAACGAGCCATCGTGCCG GTGGCGAGGTTATTTGGACCGGCGATCTTCGAGGCGTCCAAGTTGAAGGTATCGTTCCTCGGAGTGGATGAGGAGAAGCACCCTGGGAAGCTCGCCCGGACCTACACCCTCACCCACAGCGACATCACCGCGAAGCTCACCCTCGCCATTTCGAACACCATCAACCGCGCCCAG CTCAAGGGCTGGTACAATCGGCTTCAGAGGGATGAGGTGGTGGCAGAGTGGAAGAAGGTCCAGGGCAAGATGTCTCTCCACGTCCACTGCCATATCAGCGGCGGCCACTTCCTCCTCGACCTCATCGCCAACCTCCGTTACTACATCTTCTGCAAGGAACTCCCAATA GTTTTGAAGGCGTTTGTTCATGGGGATAGGAATTTGTTCAACAATCACCCGGACCTGGAGGAGGCTCTGGTGTGGGTCTATTTCCACTCTAATCTACCGGAGTTCAACCGGGTGGAGTGCTGGGGGCCGCTCCGGGATGCGGCTTCGGGCGGGTGGGGGAAGCCCGGGGAGTCGCCGTCGCcgacgccgccgccgccgccggagtCGTCATGGGAGTGGCCGCAGCGGTGCCCGGTGGACTGCGACTGCTGCTTCCCGCCCCGAAGCTTGATCCCCTGGCCGCATGACTCGGACTTCCACGAGGAGTACCGGGAATCCGCCGGGCAACCCCAGTAG